One window of the Cryptomeria japonica chromosome 7, Sugi_1.0, whole genome shotgun sequence genome contains the following:
- the LOC131074302 gene encoding RING-H2 finger protein ATL2, with protein MFVPGGKNPDAYIYVGPLNKDSDLNSFVGPPNDEERGDNEWNDYLLMAGVLSLCMLISIFVILYYVYFRTDSHAENRRRLRSRISRVRGFSLRGGDEHFCSPATQGLCREVVDALPVFVYKPENFKDGLSCAVCLSEFEENEKARLLPNCNHSFHVECVNMWFYSHSTCPLCRANVEKQPDQSVQSGNRAVEISVMEEETGIDQKTVESSRSGEDQVECINGECNNVSIDIPPREK; from the coding sequence ATGTTTGTCCCTGGCGGGAAGAATCCAGATGCTTATATTTACGTTGGCCCGCTTAACAAGGATTCAGATTTAAATTCTTTCGTTGGCCCTCCAAACGATGAGGAGCGTGGGGATAATGAATGGAACGATTATCTTCTAATGGCGGGAGTATTGTCTCTATGTATGCTTATCTCCATCTTTGTTATTTTGTATTACGTCTACTTCCGAACGGATTCCCATGCAGAGAACCGGCGGCGGCTGAGGTCCCGGATTTCGAGAGTTCGTGGGTTTTCTTTGAGAGGAGGAGATGAACACTTTTGTTCTCCGGCGACACAAGGTTTATGCAGGGAAGTCGTAGATGCCCTCCCGGTTTTTGTCTACAAGCCGGAAAATTTCAAGGACGGATTAAGCTGTGCTGTTTGTCTGAGTGAATTCGAGGAGAACGAAAAAGCCAGATTACTGCCCAACTGTAATCATAGCTTTCATGTGGAGTGTGTTAATATGTGGTTTTATTCCCATTCCACTTGCCCTCTTTGCAGAGCCAACGTTGAAAAGCAGCCTGATCAGTCTGTCCAGTCTGGTAATAGAGCGGTAGAGATTTCAGTCATGGAAGAAGAAACGGGGATAGATCAGAAGACTGTAGAAAGCAGTAGGAGTGGAGAAGACCAGGTGGAATGCATTAATGGCGAGTGTAACAATGTTAGTATTGATATCCCACCTAGGGAAAAGTAA